Proteins from a genomic interval of Lycium ferocissimum isolate CSIRO_LF1 chromosome 2, AGI_CSIRO_Lferr_CH_V1, whole genome shotgun sequence:
- the LOC132037506 gene encoding cystathionine gamma-synthase 1, chloroplastic-like: MAVCSYTRAFPSFECRSEPDFSGSFPRFSSKANSGSQVHNHGLSSLIYRFPPNFVRQLSIKARRNCSNIGVAQVVAASWSNNDAVPEFDSSASAAVTSIGITADDEVVADCNEDQNVQIKGVKYASFLNSDGSLAIHAGERLGCGIVTDAITTPVVNTSAYFFNKTADLIDFKEKRRASFEYGRYGNPTTVVLEEKISALEGAESTLLMASGMCASTVLLLALVPAGGHIVTTTDCYRKTRIFIETILPKMGISATIIDPADIGALELALNQKKVDLFFTESPTNPFLRCVDIELVSKLCHEKGALVCIDGTFATPLNQKALALGADLVLHSATKFLGGHNDVLAGCISGPQELVSVIRNLHHILGGALNPNAAYLIIRGMKTLHLRVQQQNSTALRMAEILEAHPKVKHVYYPGLPSHPEYHLAKKQMTGFGGVVSFEVDGDLLTTAKFVDALRIPYIAPSFGGCESIVDQPAVMSYWDLSQSDRAKYGIMDNLVRFSFGVEDFEDVKADVLQALEAI; this comes from the exons ATGGCCGTGTGTAGCTACACTAGGGCATTTCCGTCATTCGAATGCCGTTCGGAACCCGATTTCTCCGGCAGCTTTCCCCGTTTCTCCAGCAAGGCTAACTCCGGATCTCAGGTTCATAATCATGGTCTGTCTTCTCTGATTTACAGGTTTCCTCCAAATTTTGTGAGGCAGTTAAGCATTAAGGCGAGGAGGAATTGCAGCAACATCGGTGTGGCTCAAGTTGTTGCGGCTTCCTGGTCAAATAACGACGCCGTTCCTGAGTTCGATTCGTCCGCTTCTGCTGCCGTTACTTCGATTGGTATCACCGCAGATGATGAGGTGGTGGCTGATTGTAATGAGGATCAAAATGTACAGATTAAGGGTGTTAAATATGCTTCTTTTTTGAATTCTGATGGAAGCCTTGCTATTCATGCTG GTGAAAGGTTGGGATGCGGTATTGTTACTGATGCCATAACTACCCCAGTGGTTAACACATCTGCTTACTTCTTCAACAAGACTGCTGACCTTATTGATTTTAAG GAGAAAAGACGTGCAAGTTTTGAATATGGGCGCTACGGAAACCCCACTACTGTTGTTTTAGAGGAGAAAATAAG TGCACTTGAGGGCGCTGAATCAACCTTGTTAATGGCATCTGGAATGTGTGCCAGTACTGTATTGTTGTTGGCCTTGGTACCTGCTGGTGGGCATATTGTAACAACCACAGACTGCTACAGGAAGACCCGTATTTTTATTGAGACAATACTGCCTAAAATGGGAATTTCG GCCACAATCATTGATCCAGCGGATATTGGAGCTTTGGAGTTGGCATTAAATCAGAAGAAA GTGGATCTTTTCTTTACTGAGTCTCCAACAAATCCATTTTTGAGATGTGTTGACATTGAGCTGGTTTCAAAGCTTTGTCATGAAAAAGGAGCCTTGGTTTGCATAGATGGGACGTTTGCGACTCCTCTTAACCAAAAGGCCCTTGCTCTGGGGGCTGACCTTGTTCTGCACTCTGCTACAAAATTCCTTGGTGGGCACAATGAT GTTCTTGCAGGTTGCATTAGTGGTCCTCAAGAATTAGTTTCAGTAATTCGAAACTTGCATCATATCCTGGGTGGTGCTCTCAATCCA AATGCTGCATATCTTATTATCCGTGGCATGAAGACGCTGCATCTTCGTGTACAGCAACAAAACTCAACTGCATTGAGGATGGCCGAGATTTTAGAGGCTCATCCCAAG GTGAAACATGTCTATTATCCAGGCTTGCCAAGTCATCCGGAATATCATCTTGCAAAGAAACAAATGACTGGATTTGGTGGTGTGGTCAGTTTTGAG gtTGATGGAGACCTCCTAACTACTGCAAAATTTGTGGATGCTCTGAGGATTCCCTATATTGCTCCATCATTTGGAGGCTGTGAGAGCATTGTGGACCAACCAGCAGTAATGTCTTACTG GGATCTTAGCCAGTCTGATAGAGCCAAGTACGGGATCATGGATAACTTGGTTCGGTTCAGCTTTGGagtggaagactttgaagacgTGAAAGCTGATGTTCTTCAGGCTTTGGAGGCCATATAG